A window from Toxoplasma gondii ME49 chromosome IX, whole genome shotgun sequence encodes these proteins:
- a CDS encoding hypothetical protein (encoded by transcript TGME49_267000) produces MDLKSGLCLQVGESVSSPPLCTRHPSASARLSSRANSFSAEGASGEAAIPCSPEDGRVERVRAHRRGGDKEPEKMAGARSEKTRRGLWSLCRLLKQERGVGKKRKKRKKREKRNGDDGGSRSSGGDREDTAGKGVRRLHTEEDLGEKRRKGGGQTSSGRCEKTKQRQENLGEETGNGKDTEREQVGDTALAAAVRRTGRS; encoded by the exons ATGGATCTAAAAAGTGGACTGTGCCTCCAAGTTGGAGagtccgtttcctctcctcccctctgcaCTCGTCACCCTTCTGCGTCGGCGCGTCTGTCTTCGAGAGCAAattccttctctgccgaAGGCGCAAGCGGCGAGGCGGCAATCCCCTGCTCGCCAGAGGACGGTCGCGTCGAGAGAGTGCGAGCacacagacgaggaggagacaaggaaccAGAGAAAATGGCTGGCGcgcgaagcgagaagacacgca gGGGCCTGTGGAGCTTGTGTCGCCTTTTAaagcaggaaagaggagttgggaagaagagaaagaagaggaagaagagagagaagagaaacggagatgACGGTGGCTCGCGCAGCAGCggaggagaccgagaagatACGGCAGGGAA aggagtCCGGCGACTACACACAGAGGAAGATCtgggcgagaagcgaaggaagggGGGAGGGCAAACGTCGAGCGGTAGatgcgagaagacgaaacagaggcaagagaaccttggagaagagacggggaaCGGGAAGGACACAGAGCGCGAGCAAGTCGGAGACACCGCCCTCGCTGCGGCGGTCAGGAGAACCGGAAGGTCC